A single genomic interval of Deltaproteobacteria bacterium HGW-Deltaproteobacteria-4 harbors:
- a CDS encoding universal stress protein has translation MLSVGKKILVPIDGSPQSDKAAEEAVRLALSGDSTFKSTLHAILVLPGMRAPSFTDFFPSLPATERPDWEENRKRIFYVVEKAAVETSVPIISQVVYGDAAEEILAYADQEEIDVIVIGSSGAGRVKRTLLGSVSTKVALHARQSVYIVR, from the coding sequence ATGCTCAGTGTCGGCAAGAAGATTCTCGTACCGATCGACGGTTCTCCCCAGTCCGACAAAGCGGCGGAAGAAGCTGTGCGTCTGGCCCTGTCCGGTGACTCCACTTTCAAAAGCACCCTGCACGCTATCCTGGTGTTGCCGGGGATGCGCGCCCCCTCTTTTACCGATTTCTTCCCGTCCCTGCCGGCGACAGAACGCCCGGATTGGGAAGAGAATCGCAAACGGATCTTTTATGTTGTCGAGAAGGCGGCGGTGGAGACCTCTGTGCCGATCATCAGTCAGGTGGTTTACGGTGATGCCGCCGAAGAGATCCTTGCCTACGCTGATCAGGAAGAGATCGACGTCATCGTCATCGGTTCCTCCGGCGCCGGCCGGGTCAAGCGCACTCTTCTCGGCAGTGTCTCTACCAAGGTCGCCCTCCATGCCAGGCAGTCGGTTTATATCGTGCGGTGA
- a CDS encoding sulfurtransferase: MKSFVVLTVTAIMSLAFAGCAAVPGTSSKGLEIPIEKAAVKFVTDVKDGGYNIVSTDELKKWLAEGKEITIISALTADDDKQIGTLPGAINGVMPKSEKDLTPSDKENLLKVAGVDKEKPIVIYCGFVACRRSHLGAKVLVENGFKNVYRYPGGTTAWQEAGLPLTK, translated from the coding sequence ATGAAATCATTCGTTGTGCTCACGGTTACGGCCATCATGTCCCTTGCCTTTGCCGGTTGTGCGGCAGTCCCGGGAACCTCGTCCAAAGGGTTGGAAATCCCCATTGAAAAGGCGGCAGTGAAATTTGTGACTGACGTGAAAGACGGGGGCTATAACATTGTCAGCACCGACGAATTAAAAAAATGGCTTGCTGAGGGCAAGGAAATAACCATCATCAGCGCCCTTACAGCTGATGATGACAAGCAGATTGGCACCCTCCCCGGCGCCATCAACGGTGTCATGCCGAAGTCGGAAAAAGACCTGACCCCGTCCGACAAGGAGAACCTGCTGAAAGTGGCCGGAGTCGACAAAGAAAAGCCGATCGTTATCTATTGCGGCTTTGTTGCCTGCAGAAGAAGCCATCTTGGCGCTAAAGTCCTTGTTGAAAACGGCTTCAAGAATGTCTACCGCTATCCCGGCGGAACAACCGCCTGGCAGGAAGCCGGCCTGCCCCTGACAAAATAA
- the tatC gene encoding twin-arginine translocase subunit TatC, whose amino-acid sequence MAHLFELRRRLTIAASSWLVAFVVCYYFSEPLYLFISKPLRAVLPAGSKMVFLSPTEPLFTYMKIAAVAAVLVALPVILWQIWGFIAPGLYKNEKRFALPFVASAYCSFLGGAYLGFTWIFPLVFSVLLSMGLAGGEVTAMISMGEYFSIAWKLLLAFGAIFETPIVILIFARMGVVDAKWLSQKRKYFIIIAFIFAGIATPGPDVFSQTALAIPFILLFEVGIILARCFGKKMAEKIPVDDDDDAAT is encoded by the coding sequence ATGGCCCACCTCTTCGAGCTGCGCCGCCGTCTGACCATTGCCGCCAGTAGTTGGCTGGTCGCCTTTGTTGTTTGCTACTACTTTTCTGAACCCCTTTACCTCTTTATCTCCAAGCCGCTCCGCGCTGTTCTGCCGGCCGGGAGCAAGATGGTCTTTCTCAGCCCGACGGAACCGCTATTTACCTACATGAAGATTGCTGCCGTTGCCGCGGTCCTCGTCGCTTTGCCGGTTATCCTGTGGCAGATCTGGGGTTTTATCGCCCCGGGGCTCTATAAAAATGAGAAACGCTTTGCTCTCCCCTTCGTGGCCTCCGCCTACTGCTCCTTCCTTGGCGGCGCCTACCTCGGTTTCACCTGGATCTTTCCTCTGGTCTTCAGTGTCCTGCTGTCAATGGGTCTTGCCGGTGGCGAAGTAACGGCGATGATCTCGATGGGGGAATACTTCTCCATCGCCTGGAAGCTCCTGCTCGCCTTTGGCGCCATCTTTGAAACCCCCATCGTTATCCTTATCTTTGCCCGTATGGGCGTGGTCGATGCCAAGTGGCTGTCGCAGAAGCGTAAATACTTTATTATTATCGCCTTTATTTTCGCCGGGATAGCCACCCCGGGCCCGGATGTTTTTTCGCAGACAGCTTTGGCTATCCCTTTTATCCTCCTGTTCGAAGTCGGGATTATTCTCGCCCGCTGCTTCGGCAAGAAGATGGCGGAGAAAATCCCGGTCGATGATGACGATGATGCAGCAACCTAA
- a CDS encoding GNAT family N-acetyltransferase: MKIQRLTAENRPRVYALLRLAFPESEYEASLMENLHKNGKTVHEWVSVHRNKIIAYIAFTPAYHGKNACGLHLAPMAVTPEFQQQGVGSELLRFALRQEEISSQPLFVLGEPGYYKKFGFEPCTQPICPFDKNNAHFLSLRNGAATPFTVGYEAEFMTVGKPARPKGKKRR; the protein is encoded by the coding sequence ATGAAAATCCAGAGATTAACCGCAGAGAACCGCCCCCGGGTCTACGCGCTGCTGCGCCTCGCCTTTCCCGAGAGCGAATACGAAGCGAGTTTGATGGAGAATCTCCACAAAAACGGCAAGACCGTGCATGAGTGGGTTTCGGTGCACCGCAACAAGATCATCGCCTACATTGCCTTTACCCCCGCCTATCACGGCAAGAACGCCTGCGGCCTGCACTTGGCGCCAATGGCGGTCACCCCCGAATTTCAACAGCAGGGAGTGGGCAGCGAACTCCTCCGCTTTGCTCTGCGGCAGGAGGAGATCAGCAGCCAGCCCCTCTTTGTCCTCGGCGAACCCGGTTATTACAAAAAATTTGGTTTTGAGCCCTGTACGCAACCGATCTGCCCCTTTGACAAGAACAATGCCCACTTCCTGAGCCTGCGCAATGGCGCCGCCACGCCCTTCACGGTCGGCTATGAAGCGGAGTTCATGACCGTGGGGAAACCGGCACGCCCCAAGGGGAAGAAGCGGCGTTAA
- a CDS encoding 3-hydroxyacyl-ACP dehydratase, whose translation METEQFAVKSDPELWARLNMDVERFKNMPSMLTQAYTSIFLSQKNRPDGMTYFNDCMVNIHTGRIDELMAAKDAGKPVIGTFCVYVPEELVVAAGGVCVGLCGGAQGSIADAEKILPRNICPMVKSAFGFKVGRICPYFQVVDFVYGETTCDAKKKTWELLNDYVPTHVMEIPQKKGPRDRVLWLEEVKDFKTAVEKVTGNATGLDEIAGAIKLINAKRRALQRLNNLRHHNPAPISGLDMLLIEQIAFYDEPGRFAGKVNELCDELEKRISSGVAVAPAATPRIMVSGTPMALPNWKLHNIIEKSGAIVVNEESCIGTRYYKDLIDESSTTVEQQLEHLTDRYMQIDCSCFTPNDERMTQVVKEYRESGAQGIIDYCLQFCHTYNIEAVKLRQICEKEGIPFLAIESDYSPEDVGQLQTRVEAFIEQIQG comes from the coding sequence ATGGAGACAGAACAATTTGCGGTAAAATCGGACCCGGAACTCTGGGCCCGGCTGAACATGGATGTCGAACGGTTCAAAAACATGCCGTCGATGTTGACCCAGGCGTACACCAGTATTTTTTTGAGCCAGAAAAACCGCCCTGACGGGATGACCTACTTCAATGACTGCATGGTCAATATCCATACCGGTCGTATCGATGAACTGATGGCGGCCAAGGATGCGGGGAAGCCGGTTATCGGCACCTTCTGCGTCTATGTGCCGGAAGAACTGGTGGTTGCGGCCGGCGGGGTCTGCGTCGGCCTGTGCGGCGGCGCCCAGGGCTCCATTGCTGACGCGGAGAAGATTCTTCCGCGCAATATCTGCCCGATGGTCAAGTCAGCCTTTGGCTTCAAGGTCGGCCGCATCTGCCCCTATTTTCAAGTCGTCGATTTCGTTTACGGCGAGACCACCTGCGATGCCAAAAAGAAGACATGGGAACTTCTGAACGATTATGTGCCGACCCACGTCATGGAGATTCCCCAGAAAAAAGGGCCACGCGACAGAGTTCTCTGGCTGGAGGAGGTCAAGGACTTCAAGACTGCGGTCGAGAAGGTTACCGGCAACGCAACCGGCCTTGACGAGATTGCCGGCGCCATCAAGCTGATCAACGCCAAACGCCGCGCCCTGCAGCGACTCAACAATCTCCGCCATCACAATCCTGCCCCGATCAGCGGTCTGGACATGCTCCTGATCGAGCAGATCGCCTTTTACGATGAACCGGGCCGCTTCGCCGGGAAGGTCAACGAACTGTGTGACGAACTGGAGAAGCGGATCAGCAGTGGTGTGGCCGTCGCCCCGGCTGCGACCCCGCGCATCATGGTTTCCGGCACCCCCATGGCGCTCCCCAACTGGAAGCTGCACAACATCATCGAGAAGTCCGGCGCCATTGTTGTCAACGAAGAGAGCTGTATCGGCACCCGCTACTACAAGGATCTGATCGATGAGTCGTCGACAACGGTCGAACAACAACTGGAGCACCTCACCGACCGCTATATGCAGATCGACTGCTCCTGCTTCACCCCCAACGATGAACGGATGACCCAGGTGGTCAAGGAATACCGGGAGTCCGGAGCACAGGGGATTATCGATTACTGCCTGCAGTTCTGCCATACCTATAATATCGAGGCGGTGAAGCTGCGCCAGATCTGCGAAAAGGAGGGGATTCCCTTTCTGGCCATTGAGTCGGATTACTCCCCCGAGGATGTGGGGCAACTCCAGACCCGGGTCGAGGCCTTCATCGAACAGATTCAGGGGTAA
- a CDS encoding 3-hydroxyacyl-ACP dehydratase: protein MQLGIDLGSRTIKVVVVKDGVLLDHTVAESGFEPHAQSCELIARFTPSRIIATGYGRHLAHKHFADEVITEIKAHALGARHYFPECRTILDVGGQDSKVIALTQQGRVATFQMNDKCAAGTGRFLEMMATTLGFRLDEFGAAAGQSDQDVPINSMCAVFAESEVISLKNRGVPVQDIARAIHLAVVDRLAAMLQRLGHGDQIIFTGGVANNPFIVQALARKLGVAVLVPQTPTIIGALGAALHKQ, encoded by the coding sequence ATGCAGCTCGGAATCGACCTTGGGTCACGGACCATCAAGGTTGTTGTGGTCAAGGACGGGGTGCTGCTCGATCATACCGTGGCAGAGAGTGGTTTTGAACCGCATGCCCAATCGTGCGAACTGATCGCCCGCTTCACCCCGTCCCGCATTATCGCCACCGGCTACGGCCGGCACCTGGCGCACAAACACTTCGCCGACGAAGTCATCACCGAAATAAAGGCCCATGCCTTGGGTGCGCGTCACTACTTTCCGGAGTGTCGAACCATCCTCGATGTGGGGGGGCAGGATTCCAAGGTTATTGCTCTGACACAGCAGGGACGGGTCGCCACCTTTCAGATGAACGACAAGTGTGCCGCTGGCACCGGCCGCTTTCTGGAGATGATGGCAACAACCCTCGGCTTTCGCCTCGATGAATTTGGTGCGGCCGCAGGCCAATCGGATCAGGACGTACCGATCAACAGCATGTGCGCGGTCTTTGCCGAAAGTGAGGTCATCTCGCTGAAAAACCGGGGAGTCCCTGTTCAAGACATCGCCCGGGCCATTCATCTTGCCGTTGTCGACCGCCTGGCGGCAATGCTCCAACGGCTCGGGCATGGCGATCAGATCATTTTTACCGGCGGAGTTGCCAATAACCCCTTTATCGTGCAGGCGCTGGCCCGAAAACTCGGTGTGGCGGTGCTTGTGCCGCAAACTCCGACCATCATCGGCGCCCTTGGTGCCGCGCTCCACAAACAATAG
- a CDS encoding twin-arginine translocase subunit TatB produces MFGLGVGEILLILALALIFIGPEKLPDLARSLAKGYAEFRRSYDEVKNSIEKDMRSLNVEEHLRQGKRNLEDIYKTPWEQEPGKLTPPNAVKVEEAEVTTAPPEPVPENSVAEKKTDATEQQK; encoded by the coding sequence ATGTTCGGTCTCGGTGTTGGAGAAATTCTACTAATCCTCGCGCTGGCGTTGATCTTTATCGGTCCCGAGAAACTACCGGATTTGGCCCGCTCCCTGGCCAAGGGCTATGCCGAGTTTCGCCGGTCCTATGACGAAGTGAAGAATAGCATCGAAAAAGATATGCGCTCTCTCAATGTGGAAGAGCATTTACGGCAGGGAAAGCGCAATCTTGAAGACATCTACAAAACCCCATGGGAGCAGGAACCGGGAAAACTCACCCCGCCTAATGCCGTCAAGGTCGAGGAGGCCGAAGTCACGACAGCTCCGCCCGAGCCGGTGCCCGAGAATAGTGTCGCAGAGAAGAAAACGGATGCGACGGAGCAGCAAAAATGA
- a CDS encoding homoserine O-acetyltransferase, translating to MKERGPRVSEAIGIVTTEFADFDGELQLESGRLLGSLRLAYETYGTLNPARSNTILVCHAWTGDAHAAGKHRAEDRKGGWWDDMIGPGKVLDTDRYFVICSNVIGSCKGSTGPTSINPRTGKPYNLTFPVLMVRDMVRAQKLLLDCLAIPTLRCVIGGSMGAMQAIEWGIHYPQMVQSIVPIAGTGRTSPMAIALNALARQAIFSDPMWKKGNYKPEHPPADGLALARAVGHISFLSDVSMRMKFNRKFSLRDGLFDFFGQFEIERYLEYNGKNFVERFDTNSFLYLAKALDLYDVAWNFDSREEAFSQLDCPSLWFAFTSDWLYVPADTEECVTILQKLGKNVEYHLVDSDYGHDSFLVEPEKFTHHIVAFLDRLET from the coding sequence ATGAAAGAACGGGGTCCACGGGTGAGCGAAGCGATCGGGATTGTTACCACAGAATTTGCCGATTTTGACGGCGAACTGCAGCTTGAAAGCGGTCGTCTCCTCGGTTCCCTGCGCCTGGCCTACGAAACCTACGGCACCCTCAACCCGGCGCGCTCGAATACCATTCTCGTCTGCCACGCCTGGACCGGCGACGCGCACGCCGCCGGCAAGCACCGCGCCGAGGACCGCAAGGGGGGGTGGTGGGATGATATGATCGGACCGGGAAAAGTTCTCGACACCGATCGTTATTTCGTCATCTGTTCCAACGTCATCGGTTCCTGCAAAGGTTCGACCGGGCCGACCAGTATTAATCCCCGCACCGGCAAACCCTACAATCTCACCTTCCCGGTGCTGATGGTGCGCGATATGGTGCGGGCGCAAAAGCTGCTGCTCGACTGTCTCGCCATCCCGACCCTGCGCTGCGTCATCGGCGGCAGCATGGGGGCGATGCAGGCAATCGAATGGGGGATCCATTATCCGCAGATGGTGCAGTCGATCGTGCCGATTGCCGGGACGGGGCGGACCTCGCCGATGGCGATCGCCCTCAACGCGCTGGCGCGGCAGGCGATCTTCAGCGATCCGATGTGGAAGAAGGGGAACTACAAGCCCGAGCACCCACCTGCGGATGGTTTGGCGCTGGCGCGGGCGGTCGGCCATATCTCCTTCCTCTCCGACGTCTCGATGCGGATGAAATTCAACCGCAAATTTTCGCTGCGCGATGGCCTTTTCGACTTCTTCGGCCAGTTCGAAATCGAGCGCTATCTTGAATACAACGGCAAGAATTTTGTCGAGCGCTTCGACACCAACTCCTTCCTCTACCTCGCCAAAGCCCTTGACCTTTACGATGTTGCCTGGAACTTCGACAGCCGAGAAGAAGCCTTCTCGCAGCTCGACTGTCCATCGCTGTGGTTCGCCTTTACCTCCGACTGGCTCTACGTCCCCGCCGACACCGAAGAGTGTGTCACCATTCTGCAGAAACTCGGCAAGAACGTCGAGTATCATCTCGTCGACTCCGACTACGGTCATGACTCCTTCCTCGTTGAACCGGAGAAGTTCACCCACCATATCGTCGCTTTTCTCGATCGTCTTGAAACCTGA